Proteins from a single region of Ziziphus jujuba cultivar Dongzao chromosome 1, ASM3175591v1:
- the LOC107435927 gene encoding uncharacterized protein LOC107435927 encodes MASYHVRSNSLPSRQHPAIPEFNEQLCRLRASEATSSSASTSINCKLSGLQHLFDCLERSLLLPLNQQALSQEQHQKWIDQILDGSLRFLDICNIAKDSLLQTKESTQELQSTIRRKRGGNIELSSEVKKFLTSRKVVKKAIQKAVEQLKCIENNTFKKDNETIAIVSMLREVQGITLAIFESLLSFISGEKSKSKLGGWSFISSIMHHNRVEEESQLNDFSRVEAALKFLMSPKMKKSDSFAVENAQNQLENLELCIQDLQEGVENLFRRLIKTRVSLLNILSH; translated from the coding sequence ATGGCATCTTACCATGTTCGCTCTAACAGCTTGCCTTCCAGGCAACATCCAGCCATTCCCGAATTCAACGAGCAATTATGCAGACTGAGGGCTTCTGAAGCTACTTCTTCATCAGCATCAACCTCGATAAACTGCAAATTAAGTGGACTTCAACATCTGTTTGATTGTCTTGAAAGATCACTTTTACTACCTCTCAACCAACAAGCCTTATCTCAAGAGCAGCATCAGAAATGGATTGATCAAATCTTGGATGGATCTTTAAGATTCTTGGATATATGCAACATAGCTAAAGATTCCTTGTTGCAAACAAAGGAATCCACCCAAGAACTTCAATCAACTATTCGAAGAAAAAGAGGTGGCAACATTGAGTTATCAAGCGAGGTTAAGAAATTCTTAACCTCAAGGAAAGTGGTGAAGAAAGCAATTCAGAAGGCTGTTGAGCAATTAAAGTGTATTGAAAACAATACCTTTAAGAAGGACAACGAGACCATTGCAATTGTAAGCATGTTGAGGGAGGTTCAAGGAATCACTCTTGCCATATTCGAATCATTGTTGTCCTTCATTTCAGGAGAGAAGTCAAAATCAAAGCTTGGTGGATGGTCATTTATTTCCAGCATAATGCACCATAACAGAGTCGAGGAAGAATCCCAGTTGAATGATTTTTCAAGGGTGGAAGCAGCATTAAAATTTCTCATGAGTCCCAAAATGAAGAAATCTGATAGCTTTGCTGTAGAGAATGCACAAAACCAGCTTGAAAATTTGGAGTTGTGCATTCAAGATCTTCAAGAAGGAGTTGAGAATCTGTTTAGGCGTTTGATCAAAACCAGAGTTTCCCTTCTCAACATCCTCAGCCACTAG
- the LOC132800362 gene encoding uncharacterized protein LOC132800362: MAAYHVRSNSFPPSPHPLVPQFDEQLCRLRASVCASSSTSTSMACQGSGLQDLPWLRKFCHKQRIPHKNFNQSFEEDEVAKCGQRTTTVKKAIQKAIKNLKEMGNRCIFNTLNKDNETVAILNLLREAEAITLIILESLLLFISEPNLGGSKPNKW; encoded by the exons atggCAGCTTACCATGTTCGTTCTAATAGCTTTCCCCCTAGTCCACATCCACTTGTTCCCCAATTTGATGAGCAATTGTGCAGATTGAGAGCTTCTGTCTGTGCCTCTTCGTCAACCTCAACCTCAATGGCCtgccaaggaagtggacttcaAGATCTGC CATGGCTAAGGAAATTTTGTCACAAACAAAGGATTCCACACAAGAACTTCAATCAATCATTCGAAGAAGACGAGGTGGCAAAATG TGGTCAAAGAACCACAACAGTCAAGAAGGCAATTCAGAAAGCCATCAAGAATCTCAAGGAAATGGGAAACAGATGCATTTTCAATACCCTCAACAAGGACAATGAGACAGTTGCTATTCTTAACTTGTTGAGAGAGGCTGAAGCAATCACTCTTATCATACTTGAATCGTTGCTGTTATTCATCTCCGAGCCAAATTTAGGTGGATCAAAGCCTAACAAGTGGTAA
- the LOC112489496 gene encoding uncharacterized protein LOC112489496 has protein sequence MASYHVRSNSLPSRPHPIIPEFEEKLSQARASEAASSSSASTSISYKLSGLQDLHDCVDRLLLLPLNQQALSQENHKKWVNQIMDSSLRTLDVCNIAKDALLQAKESTQALQSSIRRRRSGKIELSSEVKKFLTSRKVVKKAIQEAIGDLKGIESGCNFSPLNKDNETVTMLREVQATTLAVFGSLLSFISGPKSQPKPNGWSFISKIMRSTRIEEESQPNEFARADFALKLLISQNMKKSDNLNFKDAQDQLEELELCIQDLEEGLESLFRRMIRIRVSLLNILNH, from the coding sequence atggCATCCTACCATGTCCGGTCTAACAGCTTGCCGTCTAGGCCACACCCAATCATTCCTGAATTCGAAGAGAAATTGAGCCAAGCAAGGGCTTCTGAAGCTGCTTCTTCATCATCAGCATCAACCTCAATTAGCTACAAATTGAGTGGACTTCAAGATCTGCATGATTGTGTTGATAGGTTGCTTTTGCTACCACTCAACCAACAAGCCTTATCTCAAGAGAATCACAAGAAATGGGTTAATCAGATAATGGATTCATCTCTTAGGACCTTGGATGTGTGCAACATAGCTAAAGATGCATTGTTGCAAGCAAAGGAATCTACACAGGCACTTCAATCATCCATCCGCAGAAGGCGAAGTGGTAAAATTGAGTTGTCAAGCGAGGTTAAAAAGTTTTTAACCTCTAGGAAAGTGGTGAAGAAGGCAATCCAAGAGGCTATTGGTGATCTAAAGGGAATTGAAAGTGGATGCAACTTTAGTCCCTTGAACAAGGACAATGAGACCGTAACAATGCTGAGGGAGGTTCAAGCAACCACTCTTGCTGTATTTGGATCATTATTGTCCTTCATTTCGGGGCCAAAGTCACAACCAAAGCCTAATGGATGGTCATTCATTTCCAAAATAATGCGCTCCACCAGAATTGAGGAAGAGTCGCAACCAAATGAATTTGCAAGGGCAGATTTTGCATTGAAGTTGCTCATCAGTCAGAACATGAAGAAATCTGATAATTTGAATTTCAAGGATGCACAAGACCAGCTTGAAGAATTGGAATTGTGCATTCAAGATCTTGAAGAAGGACTCGAGAGTCTGTTTAGGCGAATGATCAGGATCAGAGTCTCCCTTCTAAACATCCTCAACCACTAG